GGGATGCCGGTGAGCCCGTCCTGGGTGGAGAGGTCCTCCAGCATGTCGCGGTGACGCTTGAGCTCCAGATGGGTGCGCACCCGGGCCCGGACAATGGGCAGGCTGAACGGTTTAGAGATGTAATCCACGGCGCCAAGTTCCAGACCGCGCTGCTCGTGCTCCTCCTCGCCCTTGACCGTGATGAAGACCACGGGAATGTTCCTGGTGCGAGGATGGGCCTTGAGGCGGCGCAGCACTTCGTGACCGTTCATGCCCGGCAGAATGATGTCCAGCAGGATGAGGTCGGGCGCCGGATCGGCCGCTGCCAGCTCCAGGGCGGTTTCGCCGTCCTCGGCATAGAGGGTGTCGTAATCGCGCTGGAGGCTTTCCCCGAGGATGGCGCGGTTCATGGCCACATCATCGACGATGAGGACCCGCTGGCGAGTGCCTGTCTGCTGCATGCGTGTGGTCTCCTTGGCAGCCCGCTGCATCAGGGCCGTGTGCCTGCCGTCAGCCGGGCCTGTGCAGGCGGTGCATCATAGGGCCCCAGTATGACAGGCGTGTGACGTGGCGCTTCCCGCACCAGGGCTTGTCAAAACCCGCAAGAGCATTCATGATGCCGGGAACTGTTCCCCCTCCAGCCACGCCGCGCGCGCAGGAAGCATCGTCATGGACGCGACGGACCCCATGCACCCCTTCGATCTTACGCCCGTGCCGCCCCGCCCCCTGTGGCCTGCCGGCATGCGCGCCCTGGTGGCAGACTCCAACCGCGTGAGCCGTGAGCACCTGTGCGCGCAGTTGTCGTCCCTGGGGATTGCCTGCGTGCACGTGGCCGACGGCAACGAGGCCGCCGCCCTGCTGCGGGGCACGCTGGATTTCAGCGTGCTGTTTCTGGATATCCAGTTGCCCGGCCAGGACGGCATCGACGTCTTCAAATCCATGCGCAAGGGCCGCGCGCAGCCGGTGCCCGCGGTGCTCACCGCTGCCTGCTTCAATACCCGGGAGCGACGCAAGGCGGCGCAGGCCGGCATGCATCACCTGCTGGAAAAGCCCACGTCCAGGGAGCAGCTTGCCGCCACGCTCACCGCCCTGCTCGGGCTGGACACGCCGGCTCCGGCGGCAGCTCCGGCCCGAACCGATCCGGATCTGCACGCCCTCATGCGCGGCGCCAGCCTGCTGGTGGTGGACGACAACCCCCTCAATCGGGTCCTGGCCCGAGAGATGCTGGAACCGTTCGAGACGGTCCTTGGCGCACTGGACACGGCCAACAATGGCCGCGATGCCGTGGAGGCTGTGCGCCGGCGTCCCTATGACATCATTTTCATGGACGTGCAGATGCCCACCCTGGACGGCGTTGCCGCCACACGCGCCATCCGCAGCCTGCCGGATCGCCAGGATGTGGCCATTGTGGCCATCACCGCCAATGCCAGCACCGAGCATGTGCGCGCCTGCCTGGACGCCGGCATGGATGCCTATCTCGGCAAACCCTTCCATCGCCAGGGGCTGCTGGACACCATCCGCACCTGGCTGCTGCGCAAGCAGGCCCGGCCGGCCGCCCAATCCCAGGAATTCCAGGGCCCCCAGGCCGCCGCGCCCCGGCCCGCAGGGCTGCCGGAGGAGTTGCCCGGCCTGGATCTGGCCGACGGCCTGATCCGGTTCGACGGCGATGCTGCCATGTTCCGGCGCTTTCTGCTGGCTTTTCACGAGGAGTTCGACGACTACGACTCGGAAATACTGCTCGCCGCCGCCACCCGGGACTTCGACC
This sequence is a window from Megalodesulfovibrio gigas DSM 1382 = ATCC 19364. Protein-coding genes within it:
- a CDS encoding response regulator: MDATDPMHPFDLTPVPPRPLWPAGMRALVADSNRVSREHLCAQLSSLGIACVHVADGNEAAALLRGTLDFSVLFLDIQLPGQDGIDVFKSMRKGRAQPVPAVLTAACFNTRERRKAAQAGMHHLLEKPTSREQLAATLTALLGLDTPAPAAAPARTDPDLHALMRGASLLVVDDNPLNRVLAREMLEPFETVLGALDTANNGRDAVEAVRRRPYDIIFMDVQMPTLDGVAATRAIRSLPDRQDVAIVAITANASTEHVRACLDAGMDAYLGKPFHRQGLLDTIRTWLLRKQARPAAQSQEFQGPQAAAPRPAGLPEELPGLDLADGLIRFDGDAAMFRRFLLAFHEEFDDYDSEILLAAATRDFDRAAMLAHTLAGAAANVSACILHTKAKTLQEALQARTLRIKPQLDDVRQELGRVCEGILTVQDAPRA